One Pseudomonas sp. C27(2019) DNA window includes the following coding sequences:
- a CDS encoding GGDEF domain-containing protein, whose protein sequence is MQNDALAWKKKYLELLDKQEKIEIGFNTQTDLLIRALIRSSLAAEGNDQQLDQQLRLLRTFLRKDINNVELESHTNQLEKAVLKSEKNLQQRKAILGATLTQLAQQLHQLQPAKDVQKELKFFEKNLHQQLSQSYNLHNLLNQLKALQDRAFNTSTALEQAAPPAPSLFSRFFKTAEQTKQTKQEQEQEQEQEQEQEQEQEQEQEQEQEQEQEQEQEQERAAIACREQAPAAQTPEYLELSALTAETPAGPDHNQDTQQRDPIDNMDDSYALPMLMDASYSSVAHHIHQTLTTLLNDLPISDTHEQHALELRSRIDKGLNWYELAPLLDELSNIILAIANGADNGLERYLLDLNQRLTSFHDTLQATSSGYSESAKDAQTLDKDLRQHVSGFHDDVRTSTDLSDLKKLVDTRLNTFINTLQAYQEKRMQTDSVIYERFQALTEHSRLMEQETQQLTTKLEEQRQKALLDPLTGLANRTAWNERSELEYARIKRSGSSLLLSIVDIDHFKRINDSYGHLAGDKVLRLIAQELKKRLRKTDFIARFGGEEYAILLPDTALDEGCWLIDELRLAVAACPFHFRGEPVTITFSAGIGQVSTSESLEQAFERIDQALYAAKAAGRNQVSVADLGDNTESSIN, encoded by the coding sequence ATGCAAAACGATGCTTTAGCTTGGAAGAAAAAATATCTTGAGCTGCTCGATAAACAAGAAAAAATCGAGATAGGTTTTAATACGCAAACTGACTTGCTTATACGTGCGCTAATACGCAGCAGCTTGGCGGCTGAAGGCAATGATCAGCAACTTGACCAGCAATTACGCTTGTTGCGAACATTTCTGCGTAAAGATATTAATAACGTAGAGCTCGAAAGTCACACGAATCAATTAGAAAAAGCCGTACTTAAATCTGAAAAAAATCTGCAACAGCGCAAAGCCATACTGGGTGCAACACTGACGCAACTTGCCCAGCAATTGCATCAGTTACAGCCCGCTAAAGACGTGCAGAAAGAGCTGAAATTTTTTGAAAAAAACCTGCATCAACAACTTTCTCAATCATATAACTTGCACAATCTGCTTAACCAACTCAAAGCATTACAAGACCGTGCCTTCAATACCAGCACTGCGCTAGAGCAAGCAGCACCACCTGCGCCTAGCTTATTCAGTCGTTTTTTCAAAACCGCTGAACAAACAAAGCAAACAAAGCAAGAGCAAGAGCAAGAGCAAGAGCAAGAGCAAGAGCAAGAGCAAGAGCAAGAGCAAGAGCAAGAGCAAGAGCAAGAGCAAGAGCAAGAGCAAGAGCAAGAGCAAGAGCGTGCTGCGATTGCATGTAGAGAGCAAGCGCCAGCAGCACAAACACCTGAATATCTAGAGCTCAGTGCACTCACAGCTGAAACGCCCGCTGGCCCTGATCACAATCAAGACACACAACAGCGCGATCCTATCGACAACATGGATGACAGCTACGCTTTACCAATGCTAATGGATGCCAGCTACAGTTCAGTTGCCCACCATATTCACCAAACATTGACCACATTGCTCAACGATTTACCGATTAGCGATACCCATGAGCAGCACGCACTTGAGTTACGATCGCGCATCGATAAAGGCCTCAACTGGTATGAGCTGGCTCCTTTACTAGACGAGTTATCCAATATTATTCTGGCTATCGCCAATGGTGCTGACAATGGACTTGAGCGCTATTTACTTGATTTAAACCAGCGCCTAACGTCATTTCATGACACCTTACAAGCAACATCAAGCGGCTACTCAGAGTCAGCCAAAGATGCACAAACGTTAGATAAAGACCTGCGCCAACATGTCAGCGGTTTCCATGATGATGTGCGCACATCAACAGATCTTAGCGACTTAAAGAAACTGGTTGATACACGCCTCAACACCTTTATTAACACTCTACAGGCTTATCAAGAAAAGCGTATGCAGACAGACTCTGTGATTTACGAGCGCTTTCAAGCACTGACCGAGCACTCTAGACTGATGGAGCAAGAAACCCAGCAATTAACCACAAAGCTAGAAGAGCAGCGGCAGAAAGCGCTCTTGGATCCGCTAACAGGTTTAGCCAATCGCACGGCTTGGAACGAGCGCTCAGAGCTTGAATATGCACGCATAAAACGCAGTGGCAGCTCACTGTTGTTGAGCATTGTCGATATTGACCACTTCAAGCGCATCAATGACAGCTACGGTCATTTAGCTGGTGATAAAGTGCTACGACTGATTGCCCAAGAGCTGAAAAAGCGTTTAAGAAAAACTGATTTTATTGCCCGATTTGGCGGCGAAGAATACGCCATATTACTGCCTGACACAGCACTAGATGAAGGTTGCTGGCTGATAGACGAGTTGCGCTTAGCCGTTGCAGCTTGCCCATTTCACTTTAGAGGCGAGCCGGTAACAATTACGTTCTCAGCGGGTATTGGACAAGTTTCAACCAGCGAATCGCTTGAGCAGGCCTTCGAGCGCATTGATCAAGCCTTATATGCCGCTAAAGCCGCAGGTCGTAATCAAGTAAGCGTAGCAGATCTAGGCGATAACACTGAGTCAAGTATCAATTGA
- a CDS encoding chemotaxis protein CheW codes for MTQAVVDQSAAQLTGLLLTLSDRLLLLPNTAVAELVAYRHVQPAENSPNWLLGQISWRDLNLPLLSFEAASSDATVVTERARVVIVNAIGGRPKFRYFGLLIQGIPRSTRIDESLLSEQDETLLPLELDAVNIEGEIAKIPDLIALEQKLADLDLI; via the coding sequence ATGACTCAAGCCGTTGTTGATCAGAGTGCCGCTCAGTTAACTGGATTGCTATTGACGTTAAGCGACAGATTATTGTTATTGCCCAATACTGCAGTTGCTGAACTTGTTGCATATCGCCATGTGCAACCTGCCGAGAACTCGCCGAATTGGTTATTAGGGCAAATCAGCTGGCGAGACCTTAATTTGCCCTTGTTATCTTTTGAGGCGGCATCCAGTGACGCCACGGTGGTTACTGAGCGCGCACGAGTCGTCATCGTTAATGCAATTGGTGGCCGCCCTAAGTTTCGTTATTTTGGCTTGCTGATCCAAGGCATTCCGCGCTCTACGCGAATCGATGAAAGCTTACTTAGTGAGCAGGATGAGACTCTACTGCCGTTAGAGTTAGATGCGGTAAATATTGAAGGCGAAATTGCAAAAATACCTGATTTAATCGCACTTGAACAAAAACTGGCAGACTTAGACCTTATCTAA
- a CDS encoding chemotaxis protein CheB — translation MIEQVAVRVAVVADTSLQRHLLQQLLSKHGYQVVLNSAPQQLTAERLQNCQTDLWLYDAVCSNEVDCPNLEYFLSKNNAPVLFGEGAAPSLNSEDYPRWERSLLKKVLQLTQHLAQQATLAVAMNNEVISPTVVPIELPQYFLKQTRHADQPAKQVWLLAASMGGPQAVKAFLDVLPVGLPLGFIYAQHIDAHFESSLPQAVGRHSRWSVRLLGEHQFVREGEVVIVPIQHELNFASNSRLLALDKPWEGAYNPSVEQIMRNLAQHYGRYCGVIVFSGMGDDGSIAAEYVQQQGAQVWTQSAESCACSSMPDSVVQAGFSVFSASPQGLASELVQYFLNLGIENNDDIKRTIP, via the coding sequence ATGATTGAGCAAGTCGCTGTACGGGTTGCTGTTGTAGCGGATACATCGTTACAGCGGCATCTTTTACAGCAACTGTTAAGCAAGCACGGCTATCAGGTTGTGCTCAATAGTGCTCCACAACAGCTGACTGCTGAGCGTTTGCAAAACTGTCAAACAGATCTTTGGTTATATGATGCAGTTTGCTCTAATGAAGTTGATTGCCCTAACTTAGAGTATTTTTTAAGCAAGAATAATGCACCAGTGCTGTTCGGTGAAGGTGCTGCACCAAGCCTTAACTCAGAGGACTACCCGCGCTGGGAGCGCAGTTTACTTAAGAAAGTACTGCAGCTGACTCAACACCTTGCACAGCAGGCTACTCTAGCTGTTGCCATGAACAACGAGGTCATCAGCCCAACAGTAGTGCCTATTGAATTGCCACAGTATTTTTTAAAGCAAACTAGACACGCTGACCAGCCAGCAAAGCAAGTGTGGTTGCTGGCTGCTTCTATGGGTGGACCGCAGGCCGTTAAAGCATTCTTGGACGTATTGCCTGTGGGCCTCCCCTTAGGTTTTATTTACGCACAGCATATTGATGCGCATTTTGAGAGCAGCTTGCCGCAAGCAGTCGGACGCCACAGTCGCTGGTCGGTACGTTTGCTTGGCGAGCATCAGTTTGTGCGCGAAGGTGAAGTGGTTATAGTGCCGATTCAGCATGAGTTGAATTTTGCGAGTAATAGCCGCCTGCTGGCATTAGATAAACCGTGGGAAGGGGCTTACAATCCATCCGTTGAGCAAATAATGCGCAATTTGGCCCAGCATTATGGACGCTATTGCGGTGTTATTGTATTTAGCGGCATGGGTGATGATGGCAGTATTGCTGCTGAATATGTGCAGCAGCAGGGTGCTCAAGTGTGGACGCAAAGTGCTGAAAGTTGTGCCTGCTCAAGTATGCCAGATAGTGTTGTGCAAGCAGGTTTTAGCGTATTCAGTGCCAGTCCGCAGGGTTTAGCCAGTGAGTTGGTGCAGTACTTTTTAAACCTAGGCATAGAAAATAATGATGATATTAAGAGGACGATACCATGA